The DNA window CGCCGTGTTCTTCGGGCTGGCGCTGCTGCCGCAGGAGGTCCGGGACATCGGCCTCGTCCGGGGGCTGCGGTATGCGCTGCTGGTGGTCGTCGCGGCAGAGGTGGTTCCGAGGCTGCTGCGGCGCTGGCTGCCGGGGGAGTAGAGGCTCCGGTTTCGAGCGGTGGACGGGCAAGAGGACCCGTCCGCCGCTTTTTGATGCCCACCTCCTCCCTTACCCTTCCTCCATGACGCCGGAAAGGCTGGACGCGGTGGTGGTGGGGGCCGGGCCGAACGGGCTGGCGGCGGCGGTCACGCTCGCGCGGGCGGGGCTGCGGGTGCGCCTTCTGGAGCGGCACGCGGGGCCAGGCGGAGGGCTGAGCAGCGCCCCCCTCACCCTGCCCGGCTTCGTTCACGACGTGGGGAGCGCGATTCACCCGCTGGGCTACGCCTCGCCCGCCTTCCGGGAGTGGCCGCTACACGCCTTCGGGCTGGAGTGGGTGTGGCCGGACGCCCCCTATGCCCAGGTCATGCCGGACGGGACGGGCGTGGTCATAGAGCGCAACCTGGAGAGGACGGCGGCGAGTTTTGGGCCGGACGCGAGGGCGTGGCGGGCATTGTTCGGACCGCTGGTGGCCCACTGGGAGGGGCTGCTGGACGACGTGCTTCGGCCCCTCCCCCGCCTGCCCCGGCACCCCTTCACGCTCGCCCGCTTCGGGCTGCGGGGCGTGCCCCCCTCGACCCTGACGGCGCGGCTTTTTCAGACTCCTGAAGCTCGGGCGGCCTGGGCGGGGCTGGCGGCGCACGTCAACCTGCCGCTCGCCACGCCGGGGACGGGGGCGGCGGCCCTCCTGCTCGGCACCCTTGCCCACACGGTCGGGTGGCCCTTTCCGCGAGGGGGGGCGCAGAGTCTCGCGGACGCCCTCGCTGCCTACCTGCGCTTCCTGGGCGGTGAGATCGAGACGGGGGTGGAGGTGCGCTCCATGCAAGACGTGCCGCCCGCCCGCGCCGTTCTGGTGGACTCCAGCCCCAGTGTGTTACTGAAGTTGCTCGGGGACCGGGTGACGCCCGGCTACCGCGCCTGGGTGCGCCGTTACCGCTACAGTCCGGGAATCCTGAAACTGGATTACGCGCTGAGCGGCCCCGTGCCCTGGCGTGACCCAACCCTCGCGCGGGCGGGGACCGTACATCTCGGCGGCACGCTGGAGGACATCGTTCGGGCAGAGGCGAGCGTGGCGCGGGGTGTGGCCCCCCAGTCTCCATACATCCTCGCCGCACAGCACACCCTCTTCGACCCCACCCGCGCTCCTGCCGGGGGGCACACCTTCTGGGCCTACGCGCACACGGCGCCCGGCACGCCCGACACGTACGCGGAGACGGTCGAGGCACAGATCGAGCGGGCGGCGCCGGGGTTCCGAGACCTGATCCTCGCGCGCAGGCTGACCAATGCCCGTCAACTGGAGGCCTTCAGCCCGGTTTACCGGGGCGGGGACGTGAACGGGGGACGGGGCGACCTGTGGGGGCTGCTCGCCCGGCCCGTACCCACCCCGACCCCCTACCGCACCCCCGCGCCCGGCGTCTACCTGTGCAGCAGCGCCACGCCC is part of the Deinococcus planocerae genome and encodes:
- a CDS encoding phytoene desaturase family protein, which produces MTPERLDAVVVGAGPNGLAAAVTLARAGLRVRLLERHAGPGGGLSSAPLTLPGFVHDVGSAIHPLGYASPAFREWPLHAFGLEWVWPDAPYAQVMPDGTGVVIERNLERTAASFGPDARAWRALFGPLVAHWEGLLDDVLRPLPRLPRHPFTLARFGLRGVPPSTLTARLFQTPEARAAWAGLAAHVNLPLATPGTGAAALLLGTLAHTVGWPFPRGGAQSLADALAAYLRFLGGEIETGVEVRSMQDVPPARAVLVDSSPSVLLKLLGDRVTPGYRAWVRRYRYSPGILKLDYALSGPVPWRDPTLARAGTVHLGGTLEDIVRAEASVARGVAPQSPYILAAQHTLFDPTRAPAGGHTFWAYAHTAPGTPDTYAETVEAQIERAAPGFRDLILARRLTNARQLEAFSPVYRGGDVNGGRGDLWGLLARPVPTPTPYRTPAPGVYLCSSATPPGGGIHGMPGYWAARAALADVFGL